The following is a genomic window from uncultured Hyphomonas sp..
ATTGAAGGCTGCGAAATCTGTCGCTAGTCTTTTCTGCGGAGGAAGCGGGCAAATATGAAACCAACAGATACGAGCAATCCGGACTACTTCCATAAGGTGGTCGATTGCCAATGGGCTTGTCCGGCGCATACGCCGGTTCCGGCCTATATCCGGCTGATCGCGCAAGGCCGCTACAGCGATGCTTACCTGCTGAACAGGGACTCAAACGTGTTCCCGGGCATCCTTGGCCGCGTCTGCGACCGCCCGTGCGAACCGGCCTGTCGGCGCACACGCGTGGATGGCGAACCGGTGGCGATCTGCCGCCTGAAGCGCGTCGCGGCGGACCACCGGGACGATGTGACGGAACGCCTGCCGCAGAAGCCGGAAGAGACGAATGGCAAACGGATCGCTCTGATTGGCGCGGGCCCGGCGAGTTTTACGGTGGCGAACGACCTCGCGCCGCTCGGTTATGAGTGCACCATATTCGAAAAGCTGCCCGAAGCCGGCGGCCTGATGCGCGCCAACATTCCGGCCTTCCGCCTGCCTGAAAAAGTGCTGAACGAAGAGCTGCAGTACATTCTCGACATGGGCGTCGAACTGAAACTGAACTCACCGGTTTCCAGCATGAGCGCGCTGCTGGATGAAGGCTGGGACGCTGTCTTCGTCGGCACCGGCGCGCCAAAGGGCAAGGACCTTCACCTGCCCGGCCGCGAAGAAGCAGATGCGAACATCCATATCGGCATTGACTGGCTGGAATCTGTTGCGTTCGAACACATCGACACGATCGGCAAGAACGTCCTGATCATCGGCGTCGGCAACACCGCCATGGATTGCTGCCGCACCTCCCTTCGTCTTGGGTCGGAGAATGTCAAAGTCATGGCGCGCAAGCCGCGCAACTTCTTCAAAGCGTCCGAATGGGAACTGGAGGACGCCGAGGAAGAGAACATCCAGATTGTCGTGAACCATTCGCCGAAAGCCTTCGTCACGGAGAACGGCAGACTGGTCGGCATGACGTTCGAGCTGATGGAATACGATGTCGACGACAAGGGCGACATAACCGGCCAGCGCGTGATTGGAGAAGAGACGCTTCCCTGCGACGATGTCATTCTCGCCATCGGTCAGGAAAATGCCTTCCCGTGGATCGAGAAGGATGCCGGCATAGAGTTCGGCAAATGGGACGTTCCTGTTGTCGATGAGGAAACGTTCGAATCCACCCGCAAGGGCGTTTTCTTCGGCGGCGACTCGGCCTTCGGCCCGAAAAACATCATCTGGGCTGTGGAGCACGGCCATCAGGCAGCAATCTCGATCCATCGCCATTGTCAGGGCCTCGGCCTGCGCGACCGTGCGCCGCGCGAAGTCGAGCTGCAGTCGGCCAAGATGGGCATGTTCGAATGGCGTTACTCCAATGCCTACACAGCTGCGGAGCGCCGCGAGATGGAACATGTCGCGCTGGTCGACCGGTTCCAGCGTCTGAACATCGAAGTCGAACTTGGCTTCAATGCAGAACAGATCGCCGTCGAAGTGCAGCGCTGCCTGAACTGCGACGTGCAGACTGTCTTCGAAGCGCCGCTCTGCGAAGAGTGTGATGCCTGTATCGATGTCTGCCCTGTCGAATGCCTCAGCATTACGCCAACTGCTGATAACGAAGCACAACTGCGCGCCTCGCTGACACAACCGGAAGCCCCGGACGACCAGTCTCTTTACGTGTCCAATCCCCTGCCGCTGACCGGCCGTGTGATGATCAAGGATGAAAATGTCTGCCTGCATTGCGGCCTGTGCGCCGAACGCTGCCCGACGTCGGCCTGGGACATGAAAGAAGGCGTCATCAAAATTCCCCATGCGGATGACCAAGTGGAGACCGCGGCATGAACGGACCCGGCATCAATGATTTCACCCTGCGCATTGCCACGGTGAACGGCACAGGATCGGCCAGTGCAAACGGCCTGTTGATGAAGGCCATCTTCCGGATGGGCGTACCTGTCGTCGGCAAGAACATCTTCCCATCCAATATTCAGGGCCTGCCCACCTGGTATGAGATCCGTGTCACGGGTGATGGCTATGCCGGACGCGACGGGGAGACCCATTTCGTCATCGCCATGAATCCGGAAACATATGCGGATGATTTGGCTGAGCTCGCGCCAGGTGGCGTGCTGCTCTACGATTCCACTTGGCCGCGTCCACAACTCCTGTCCCGTCCGGATGTAACCGTACTGGGCGCCCCATTGTCGGCGATGTGCAATGAAGCGTTCACGGCCGCTCGTTCCCGCATCCTGATGAAGAACATGGCTTATGTCGGCGCCGCAGCAGCCCTCCTGAATCTTGATCTCAGCGTGATCGAACAGCTCGTGACGGAAATGTTCGCGGGCAAGGAAAAGCTCATCCCGCTGAACATGCAGGCTGTTGCACTTGGGCACGACTACGCCAAACAGAACTTCAAGTGCCCGCTGGATTTCCGCGTCAGCCCGCTGGACAAGACCAAGGGCAAAGTGATGATCGACGGCAATACGGCTGCCGGCATTGGCGCAGTCTTCGGCGGCGCCACGTTCGGCGCCTGGTATCCGATCACGCCATCCACTTCGCTGATGGATGCTTTCCAGAAATATTGCGAAGAGCTGCGCGTCGACCCGGAGACCGGACAGAACAATTTCTGCATCCTGCAGGCGG
Proteins encoded in this region:
- a CDS encoding FAD-dependent oxidoreductase, giving the protein MKPTDTSNPDYFHKVVDCQWACPAHTPVPAYIRLIAQGRYSDAYLLNRDSNVFPGILGRVCDRPCEPACRRTRVDGEPVAICRLKRVAADHRDDVTERLPQKPEETNGKRIALIGAGPASFTVANDLAPLGYECTIFEKLPEAGGLMRANIPAFRLPEKVLNEELQYILDMGVELKLNSPVSSMSALLDEGWDAVFVGTGAPKGKDLHLPGREEADANIHIGIDWLESVAFEHIDTIGKNVLIIGVGNTAMDCCRTSLRLGSENVKVMARKPRNFFKASEWELEDAEEENIQIVVNHSPKAFVTENGRLVGMTFELMEYDVDDKGDITGQRVIGEETLPCDDVILAIGQENAFPWIEKDAGIEFGKWDVPVVDEETFESTRKGVFFGGDSAFGPKNIIWAVEHGHQAAISIHRHCQGLGLRDRAPREVELQSAKMGMFEWRYSNAYTAAERREMEHVALVDRFQRLNIEVELGFNAEQIAVEVQRCLNCDVQTVFEAPLCEECDACIDVCPVECLSITPTADNEAQLRASLTQPEAPDDQSLYVSNPLPLTGRVMIKDENVCLHCGLCAERCPTSAWDMKEGVIKIPHADDQVETAA